The following proteins are encoded in a genomic region of Actinomadura sp. NAK00032:
- a CDS encoding AAA family ATPase, which produces MRLPEHLELLLTDEPVLDVYSHGPWRVPDGLFEEIAARIDGLAADPRAVELTTEEHKLLTLPASLVTAEIFGMLAFLPGGGAIKAGSWSQLPERLLYRHLAGPGPLSTRMTRWDAPGGRWRPPVDWLIEAPDRGLAIELARDCLSVLEGIEPLEERRKALLRLYDDPPQCEIGLPKQELREHWHAHAGDDIVAAVPELLGPVGYLEWVCAGLLAAYERVIEAAPRDETVEGHLLHLLLQGSLEQVPAELAVALGEDRYGALRQRFAAERRGFKAGAWQERTRAWLAEALVAGAADACRGWLDMAMRFIATVQGLPGDPWFPKAEWIPVGQFQTDLRRLYAPRRRVVNPLTETLRSVPGAGAGTAAGGAGHGARPDIASALVEQPEVTAALAELTGGAGGTGGGAPVRLLLAGPDGTGKRDAAQELGRALALGRDPHWVTENLFAGQRLPDAVARLHADARDCAGDRLLVIDGLDGIVADPGNGEALAAELHRLLAVHPDLHLVALCDAGGEERIREINPVLPQLFRVARTQPFTADGHAELFRRALTARGARGTRPAVTAAGALLAATPPMQTLRNARLAPHLADQVVAAARARQQAADTAGTANAGDAEIVVRKQDVPAALDTARAAGNPLAELHDLTGLDTVKHEIALLVAGTHAARLRSENGLKITPPTRHMVFTGNPGTGKTMVARLLGRIYKRLGVLSSGHLVEASRAHLVGEYIGQTAPRTRRLVERALGGVLFIDEAYTLTQSPLKGDYGHEAIAELVKLMEDHRDDLVVVVAGYQQEMAEFLAANPGLDSRFPKQIHFPDYTDDELITVFGQLAAADGFELAPGTEDVLRAMLRRAPRGPSFGNGRLMRNMLDVAVANQADRVASAAVHAKTAAQATKAGGAEEGEPPATPSREDLVTLTADDLPPLLDYPEEFFGLYL; this is translated from the coding sequence TTGCGGCTGCCGGAGCATCTGGAGCTACTGCTCACCGACGAGCCGGTGCTCGACGTCTATTCGCACGGTCCGTGGCGGGTCCCGGACGGGCTGTTCGAGGAGATCGCGGCGCGGATCGACGGGCTGGCGGCCGATCCGCGCGCGGTGGAGCTGACCACGGAGGAGCACAAGCTGCTCACCCTGCCCGCGTCGCTGGTCACCGCGGAGATCTTCGGCATGCTGGCGTTCCTGCCGGGCGGCGGCGCGATCAAGGCGGGGTCGTGGTCGCAGCTGCCGGAGCGGCTGCTGTACCGGCACCTGGCCGGGCCGGGGCCGCTCAGCACCCGGATGACGCGCTGGGACGCGCCGGGCGGCCGGTGGCGGCCGCCGGTGGACTGGCTGATCGAGGCCCCGGACCGGGGCCTCGCGATCGAGCTGGCGCGCGACTGCCTGTCGGTGCTGGAGGGCATCGAGCCGCTGGAGGAGCGCCGCAAGGCGCTGCTGCGGCTCTACGACGACCCGCCGCAGTGCGAGATCGGGCTGCCGAAGCAGGAGCTGCGCGAGCACTGGCACGCCCACGCCGGCGACGACATCGTCGCGGCGGTGCCGGAGCTGCTCGGCCCGGTCGGCTACCTGGAGTGGGTGTGCGCGGGCCTGCTCGCGGCGTACGAGCGCGTGATCGAGGCGGCGCCGCGCGACGAGACCGTCGAGGGCCATCTGCTCCACCTGCTGCTGCAGGGCAGCCTTGAGCAGGTCCCGGCGGAGCTGGCGGTCGCGCTCGGCGAGGACCGGTACGGCGCGCTGCGGCAGCGCTTCGCCGCCGAGCGCCGCGGGTTCAAGGCGGGCGCGTGGCAGGAGCGGACGCGGGCGTGGCTGGCCGAGGCGCTGGTCGCGGGCGCGGCGGACGCGTGCCGCGGCTGGCTGGACATGGCGATGCGGTTCATCGCGACCGTGCAGGGCCTGCCGGGCGACCCGTGGTTCCCGAAGGCGGAGTGGATCCCGGTCGGCCAGTTCCAGACCGACCTGCGGCGGCTGTACGCGCCGCGCCGCCGGGTCGTGAACCCGCTGACCGAGACGCTGCGCAGCGTGCCCGGCGCGGGCGCCGGCACCGCGGCGGGCGGGGCGGGGCACGGCGCCCGGCCCGACATCGCGTCCGCGCTGGTCGAGCAGCCGGAGGTGACGGCCGCGCTGGCCGAGCTGACCGGCGGCGCCGGCGGCACGGGCGGCGGCGCGCCGGTCCGGCTGCTGCTGGCGGGCCCGGACGGCACCGGCAAGCGCGACGCCGCGCAGGAGCTCGGCCGGGCGCTCGCACTCGGCCGCGACCCGCACTGGGTCACCGAGAACCTGTTCGCGGGGCAGCGGCTGCCGGACGCCGTCGCCCGGCTGCACGCCGACGCCCGCGACTGCGCCGGCGACCGGCTGCTCGTCATCGACGGTCTGGACGGCATCGTCGCCGACCCCGGCAACGGGGAGGCCCTCGCCGCCGAGCTGCACCGCCTGCTCGCCGTCCACCCCGACCTGCACCTGGTGGCGCTGTGCGACGCGGGCGGCGAGGAGCGGATCCGGGAGATCAACCCGGTGCTGCCGCAGCTGTTCCGCGTCGCGCGGACGCAGCCGTTCACCGCCGACGGGCACGCCGAGCTGTTCCGCCGGGCGCTCACCGCCCGCGGCGCCCGCGGCACCCGCCCGGCGGTCACCGCGGCGGGCGCGCTGCTGGCCGCGACGCCGCCGATGCAGACGCTCCGCAACGCGCGGCTCGCCCCGCACCTCGCCGACCAGGTCGTCGCGGCGGCGCGGGCGCGACAGCAGGCGGCGGACACGGCCGGCACGGCGAACGCGGGGGACGCCGAGATCGTCGTCCGCAAGCAGGACGTCCCCGCCGCGCTGGACACCGCGCGTGCCGCCGGGAACCCCCTCGCCGAGCTGCACGACCTCACCGGGCTCGACACCGTCAAGCACGAGATCGCGCTGCTCGTCGCCGGGACGCACGCGGCGCGGCTGCGCAGCGAGAACGGGCTGAAGATCACCCCGCCGACCCGGCACATGGTGTTCACCGGCAACCCCGGGACCGGCAAGACGATGGTCGCGCGGCTGCTCGGCCGCATCTACAAGCGGCTCGGCGTCCTGTCGTCCGGGCACCTGGTCGAGGCGTCCCGCGCGCACCTCGTCGGCGAGTACATCGGGCAGACCGCGCCCCGCACCCGCCGGCTGGTCGAGCGGGCCCTCGGCGGCGTGCTGTTCATCGACGAGGCGTACACGCTGACGCAGTCGCCGCTGAAGGGCGACTACGGGCACGAGGCGATCGCCGAGCTGGTCAAGCTGATGGAGGACCACCGCGACGACCTCGTCGTGGTCGTCGCGGGCTACCAGCAGGAGATGGCGGAGTTCCTCGCCGCCAACCCCGGCCTGGACTCGCGGTTCCCCAAGCAGATCCACTTCCCCGACTACACCGACGACGAGCTGATCACCGTGTTCGGGCAGCTCGCCGCCGCGGACGGGTTCGAGCTGGCGCCCGGCACCGAGGACGTGCTGCGGGCGATGCTGCGCCGCGCGCCGCGCGGGCCGTCGTTCGGCAACGGACGGCTGATGCGCAACATGCTGGACGTCGCCGTCGCCAACCAGGCCGACCGGGTCGCCTCCGCCGCCGTCCACGCCAAGACGGCCGCGCAGGCCACGAAGGCGGGCGGCGCGGAAGAGGGGGAGCCGCCGGCGACGCCCTCCAGGGAGGACCTGGTGACGCTCACCGCCGACGACCTGCCCCCGCTGCTGGACTACCCCGAGGAGTTCTTCGGGCTCTACCTGTAG
- a CDS encoding serine hydrolase, with translation MSGASGVGGASGVGGASGVHAAVRRIEAEFRSAGVTGVLHVVDVDTGREVAIGAAEPVVLASVFKVPLLVAFHRLAAAGALDPAEQVTLRPEDRTAGPTGVSALLDEVRMSLRDLTCLMITVSDNAAADTVLDRVGGRDAVNAAAAELGLRDTVVEVTGRELHEGLLADAGADTFADVWAKLDDPGLLGRLRALDPARTSRSTPRDMTRLLSMIWRDEAAPAADCAAMRRLLGLQVWPHRLSSGFPYDDVLVSGKTGTLLTVRNEVGAVEYPDGARYAVAIFTRSLLPTAVLPRADAVIGTTARLAIEFLRRP, from the coding sequence ATGAGCGGGGCGAGCGGTGTGGGCGGGGCGAGCGGTGTGGGCGGGGCGAGCGGTGTGCACGCGGCGGTCCGGCGGATCGAGGCGGAGTTCCGGTCGGCCGGGGTGACCGGCGTGCTGCACGTCGTCGACGTCGACACCGGGCGGGAGGTCGCAATCGGCGCGGCCGAGCCGGTGGTGCTCGCGTCGGTGTTCAAGGTGCCGCTGCTGGTGGCGTTCCACCGGCTCGCCGCCGCGGGCGCTCTCGACCCGGCCGAGCAGGTCACGCTGCGTCCGGAGGACCGCACCGCCGGGCCGACCGGGGTGTCGGCGCTGCTGGACGAGGTGCGCATGTCGCTGCGCGACCTCACCTGCCTGATGATCACCGTGAGCGACAACGCCGCCGCCGACACCGTGCTGGACCGGGTCGGCGGCCGGGACGCGGTGAACGCGGCCGCCGCCGAACTGGGGCTGCGCGACACGGTCGTCGAGGTCACCGGACGCGAACTGCACGAGGGCCTGCTCGCCGACGCCGGCGCCGACACCTTCGCGGACGTGTGGGCGAAGCTGGACGACCCCGGCCTGCTCGGCCGCCTGCGCGCGCTCGACCCGGCCCGCACCAGCCGCAGCACGCCCCGCGACATGACCCGGCTGCTGTCGATGATCTGGCGGGACGAGGCCGCGCCCGCCGCGGACTGCGCGGCGATGCGGCGGCTGCTCGGGCTGCAGGTGTGGCCGCACCGGCTCTCCTCGGGCTTCCCCTACGACGACGTCCTCGTCAGCGGCAAGACCGGGACGCTGCTGACCGTCCGCAACGAGGTCGGCGCGGTCGAGTACCCCGACGGCGCCCGCTACGCCGTGGCGATCTTCACACGGTCGCTGCTGCCCACCGCCGTGCTGCCGCGCGCGGACGCCGTGATCGGCACCACGGCGCGGCTGGCCATTGAGTTTCTCCGCCGGCCTTGA
- a CDS encoding LysR family transcriptional regulator, with protein sequence MNLVGHLRCFVVVAEELHFGHAAERLGMAQPPLSQRIQRLERELGVRLFDRSSRKVELTAPGRLLLDEARDILARVERVYSVAERARLGEVGAVRAGLPGGLGGRVVAALIAAFRDRRPDLRLDLRETGTDEQVRALADGTLDAGVVRHPCDSRDLELGPVLGQPLGVLLPAGSGLAAAPEVHLADLGGRDLAVAPREEAPGAHDELLAGCRRHGYAPAAVHEARDPEFALGLVLAGTAVALVPRTGDAAGAVWRPLVGEPLAWRTSCAWRRARDPEHARAIADFSAVATGVLRREAGMVPLDAPPVRRVVPRPSSGFLA encoded by the coding sequence GTGAACCTGGTCGGGCATCTGCGATGCTTCGTCGTCGTCGCCGAAGAACTCCACTTCGGGCACGCGGCGGAGCGGCTCGGCATGGCCCAGCCGCCGCTCAGCCAGCGGATCCAGCGGCTGGAACGGGAGCTCGGAGTGCGGCTGTTCGACCGGTCCAGCCGGAAGGTGGAGCTGACCGCGCCCGGCCGGCTGCTGCTGGACGAGGCCCGTGACATCCTCGCCCGGGTGGAACGCGTCTACTCCGTCGCCGAGCGCGCCCGGCTCGGCGAGGTCGGCGCCGTGCGCGCGGGCCTGCCGGGCGGCCTCGGCGGCCGGGTCGTCGCCGCGCTGATCGCCGCGTTCCGGGACCGCCGCCCCGACCTGCGGCTCGACCTGCGCGAGACGGGGACGGACGAGCAGGTGCGCGCACTCGCCGACGGCACCCTGGACGCCGGGGTGGTGCGGCACCCGTGCGACTCCCGCGACCTGGAGCTCGGCCCGGTGCTCGGGCAGCCGCTCGGCGTGCTGCTGCCCGCCGGCTCCGGCCTCGCCGCCGCACCGGAGGTGCACCTCGCCGACCTCGGCGGCCGCGACCTCGCGGTGGCCCCGCGCGAGGAGGCGCCCGGCGCGCACGACGAGCTCCTCGCGGGCTGCCGCCGGCACGGGTACGCGCCCGCGGCCGTCCACGAGGCGCGGGACCCGGAGTTCGCGCTCGGCCTCGTGCTCGCGGGCACGGCCGTGGCGCTCGTCCCGCGCACCGGCGACGCCGCCGGCGCGGTCTGGCGGCCGCTGGTGGGCGAGCCGCTGGCCTGGCGGACGTCCTGCGCGTGGCGGCGCGCCCGCGACCCCGAGCACGCCCGCGCGATCGCCGACTTCAGCGCGGTCGCGACCGGCGTCCTGCGCCGCGAGGCGGGCATGGTGCCGCTGGACGCGCCGCCCGTCCGCCGCGTCGTGCCCCGCCCGTCCTCCGGGTTCCTGGCATGA
- a CDS encoding penicillin-binding transpeptidase domain-containing protein, whose product MRRSRVLTAAAIAVAVLIVGAGAVWFLRDGEGPDDAAGRYLAAWSGGDLAAMRKLTDSPPADFEQRLTKMREELGVTEQRFTVASVGDPDGGKAGGSYSAELTLAGDRKWTYEGALPLVERDGEWLVQWSPKVLYPELAEGQRLRAARAWPDRAAVLAADGSDLGSSPSGSARQLAGPVAAASAEAAKRFGAPYEKGDPVGADGLQKQYERRLAGTPALAVQIVDAEGNAVKTLKRFGGTDGKPLKTTIDPKVQAAAGKALTGASKPASMVALRPSTGEILAVANKPGGYNRALMGQYPPGSTFKVVTAAALVADGVSPATKVGCPATTTVGGRSFHNYQHEDFGTVPFREAFAHSCNTTFARLAVDKLGEKRLAEVAAQFGFNAPIISGLPSVRAAFPPNKDDTAFAAASFGQGQVLTSPLNMASVAAAAADGTWRSPRVVDASLVSQAADAKGRKAEAPKKLEPAVEKALHALMPAVVSEGTASGVGFPAGTAGKTGTAEFGEGENPPTHAWFIGYRKDVAFAVIVEDGGTGAEAAAPIAAKFLRSL is encoded by the coding sequence ATGCGCCGATCCCGTGTGCTCACCGCCGCCGCGATCGCGGTGGCGGTGCTGATCGTGGGGGCGGGGGCGGTGTGGTTCCTGCGCGACGGAGAGGGCCCGGACGACGCCGCCGGACGCTACCTCGCGGCGTGGAGCGGCGGCGACCTCGCCGCCATGCGCAAGCTGACCGACAGTCCGCCCGCCGACTTCGAGCAGCGGCTCACCAAGATGCGCGAGGAACTCGGCGTCACCGAGCAGCGCTTCACCGTCGCCTCGGTGGGCGACCCGGACGGCGGTAAGGCGGGGGGCTCCTACAGCGCCGAGCTGACCCTCGCCGGCGACCGGAAGTGGACCTACGAGGGCGCGCTGCCGCTGGTCGAGCGGGACGGCGAATGGCTCGTCCAGTGGTCGCCGAAGGTGCTGTACCCGGAGCTGGCGGAGGGGCAGCGGCTGCGCGCCGCCCGCGCCTGGCCCGACCGCGCCGCCGTCCTCGCCGCGGACGGCAGCGACCTCGGCTCCTCGCCGTCGGGGTCGGCGCGGCAGCTCGCCGGCCCGGTCGCCGCCGCGTCGGCGGAGGCCGCCAAGCGGTTCGGCGCGCCCTACGAGAAGGGCGACCCGGTCGGCGCGGACGGCCTGCAGAAGCAGTACGAGCGGCGGCTCGCCGGCACGCCCGCGCTCGCCGTCCAGATCGTGGACGCCGAGGGCAACGCGGTGAAGACGCTGAAGCGGTTCGGCGGCACCGACGGCAAGCCGCTCAAGACGACGATCGACCCGAAGGTGCAGGCCGCCGCGGGCAAGGCCCTGACCGGCGCGAGCAAGCCGGCGTCGATGGTGGCGCTGCGCCCGTCCACCGGCGAGATCCTCGCCGTCGCGAACAAGCCCGGCGGCTACAACCGGGCGCTGATGGGCCAGTACCCGCCCGGCTCCACGTTCAAGGTCGTCACCGCCGCCGCCCTCGTGGCCGACGGCGTGTCCCCCGCCACGAAGGTCGGCTGCCCCGCCACCACGACCGTCGGCGGCCGGTCGTTCCACAACTACCAGCACGAGGACTTCGGGACGGTCCCGTTCCGCGAGGCGTTCGCGCACTCCTGCAACACCACGTTCGCGCGGCTCGCGGTGGACAAGCTCGGCGAGAAGCGGCTCGCGGAGGTCGCCGCCCAGTTCGGCTTCAACGCCCCGATCATCTCCGGGCTGCCCTCCGTCCGCGCCGCGTTCCCGCCCAACAAGGACGACACCGCGTTCGCCGCCGCCTCGTTCGGGCAGGGCCAGGTGCTGACCAGCCCGCTGAACATGGCGAGCGTCGCCGCCGCCGCGGCCGACGGCACCTGGCGCTCGCCCCGCGTGGTCGACGCCTCCCTGGTGAGCCAGGCCGCCGACGCCAAGGGCCGCAAGGCGGAGGCGCCGAAGAAGCTGGAGCCCGCCGTCGAGAAGGCGCTGCACGCCCTGATGCCCGCCGTCGTCAGCGAGGGCACCGCGTCCGGCGTCGGCTTCCCGGCGGGGACGGCCGGCAAGACCGGCACCGCCGAGTTCGGCGAGGGCGAGAACCCGCCCACCCACGCCTGGTTCATCGGCTACCGCAAGGACGTCGCGTTCGCGGTGATCGTCGAGGACGGCGGCACCGGCGCCGAGGCGGCCGCGCCCATCGCCGCGAAGTTCCTGCGCTCCCTCTGA
- a CDS encoding MFS transporter: MNVSNAPGDLGRVAAAPAVPVESASRERRVVAVLAAVQVAIGLGYYAVFGHVVVHLRDDVGLAAGTIGLVLGTRLLVQYSLLLPVGALTDALGAPRAGMLACVVRAAGFAVLGAADGPAGLATAAVLVGAGGALYHPAAQSLLAGLSPGRRPGGFAVYLVSGHISAVLGPSAGLALLALGGFPLLAAGAAAAWCAAAVLFPLLPARRARPVAHASPASASRTVLQGVRAVARDRGFVRFAVIVAPSTLLVTEAATVVPLRGFGAGWTAAFLCLAAAVVAAVQPWCASRSERPGVLRAGLLLSGAGFLALVPLDGDADGPWQVAGLLGAAVLTGLGQGLMQPPIFQAVARYAPPEQVGAYLGASSFLAGMTAFGGGLAVGALFDTGSGGAVAALAGLAALGFGAAAARPRTAP; encoded by the coding sequence GTGAACGTATCGAACGCACCGGGTGATCTTGGCCGCGTTGCCGCTGCTCCCGCCGTCCCGGTCGAGAGCGCTTCGCGGGAGCGGCGGGTCGTCGCGGTGCTCGCCGCCGTGCAGGTGGCGATCGGGCTCGGGTACTACGCGGTGTTCGGGCATGTGGTCGTCCATCTGCGGGACGACGTGGGGCTCGCGGCCGGGACCATCGGGCTGGTGCTCGGCACCCGCCTGCTCGTCCAGTACTCGCTGCTGCTCCCGGTCGGCGCGCTGACCGACGCGCTCGGGGCGCCGCGCGCCGGGATGCTCGCCTGCGTCGTCCGCGCCGCCGGGTTCGCCGTCCTCGGCGCGGCGGACGGGCCCGCCGGGCTCGCCACCGCCGCCGTCCTGGTGGGGGCCGGCGGCGCGCTGTACCACCCGGCCGCCCAGTCGCTGCTCGCGGGCCTGTCCCCCGGCCGGCGGCCTGGCGGTTTCGCGGTGTACCTGGTGAGCGGGCACATCTCCGCCGTGCTCGGCCCGTCCGCCGGGCTGGCGCTGCTGGCGCTCGGCGGCTTCCCGCTGCTCGCGGCGGGCGCGGCGGCGGCCTGGTGCGCCGCCGCCGTCCTCTTCCCGCTGCTGCCCGCGCGGCGCGCACGGCCCGTGGCGCACGCCTCACCGGCGAGCGCCTCCCGGACGGTGCTCCAGGGCGTCCGCGCGGTGGCGCGGGACCGCGGCTTCGTCCGCTTCGCCGTGATCGTCGCGCCGTCCACCCTGCTCGTGACGGAGGCCGCCACGGTCGTGCCGCTGCGCGGGTTCGGCGCCGGCTGGACGGCCGCGTTCCTCTGCCTGGCCGCCGCCGTGGTCGCCGCCGTCCAGCCGTGGTGCGCGTCCCGGTCGGAGCGGCCCGGCGTCCTGCGGGCCGGGCTGCTGCTCTCCGGCGCCGGCTTCCTCGCCCTCGTCCCGCTGGACGGGGACGCGGACGGCCCCTGGCAGGTCGCGGGGCTGCTGGGCGCGGCCGTCCTCACCGGGCTCGGGCAGGGGCTGATGCAGCCGCCGATCTTCCAGGCCGTCGCCCGGTACGCGCCGCCGGAGCAGGTCGGCGCGTACCTCGGGGCGTCGTCGTTCCTGGCCGGGATGACGGCGTTCGGCGGCGGACTGGCCGTCGGCGCGCTGTTCGACACCGGGTCCGGCGGCGCGGTGGCCGCGCTCGCCGGACTCGCCGCGCTCGGGTTCGGCGCCGCCGCCGCCCGCCCCCGGACGGCGCCGTGA
- the bla gene encoding class A beta-lactamase produces MTKHAPAFRAVAAAVLALSAAAGCGADADPAVKSAAPQSTTSQTASQTAVQTAETQPEVTKQLTRLETTRRTRIGAYAIDTGSGRAVGHRADETFPFASTFKAMACGAVLRKARQSAPGLLDKVIHYTKDDLQEFSPVTEKHVDTGMTVAELCRATITKSDNTAGNLVLTEIGGPAGLTAFLRSLGDTVSRSDRTEPGLNDWKPGEKRDTTAPRSWANDLRALTVGDALVPADRTQLIDWLKATVTGDKRIRAGLPKSWTVGDKTGTGGTYGSANDIAIAYPKPGGAPLIIVVTTTRKGAEADTDEKSIALTAGILATALRKKP; encoded by the coding sequence ATGACGAAACACGCTCCCGCCTTCCGGGCGGTCGCCGCCGCCGTCCTCGCCCTGTCCGCCGCCGCAGGGTGCGGCGCGGACGCGGACCCGGCCGTCAAGAGCGCGGCACCGCAGAGCACGACCTCGCAGACCGCCTCGCAGACCGCCGTCCAGACCGCCGAGACGCAGCCGGAGGTGACGAAGCAGCTGACCCGCCTGGAGACGACCCGCCGGACGCGCATCGGCGCGTACGCGATCGACACCGGCAGCGGGCGCGCCGTCGGCCACCGGGCGGACGAGACGTTCCCGTTCGCGTCCACGTTCAAGGCGATGGCGTGCGGCGCCGTGCTGCGCAAGGCCCGGCAGAGCGCCCCCGGCCTGCTCGACAAGGTGATCCACTACACGAAGGACGACCTCCAGGAGTTCTCCCCGGTCACCGAGAAGCACGTGGACACCGGGATGACGGTCGCGGAGCTGTGCCGCGCGACGATCACCAAGAGCGACAACACCGCCGGCAACCTCGTGCTGACGGAGATCGGCGGGCCCGCCGGCCTCACCGCCTTCCTGCGCTCCCTCGGCGACACGGTCAGCCGCAGCGACCGCACGGAACCCGGGCTGAACGACTGGAAGCCGGGCGAGAAGCGCGACACGACGGCGCCGCGCTCCTGGGCGAACGACCTGCGCGCGCTCACCGTGGGCGACGCGCTCGTCCCCGCCGACCGCACGCAGCTGATCGACTGGCTGAAGGCGACCGTCACCGGGGACAAGCGGATCCGCGCCGGGCTGCCGAAGAGCTGGACGGTCGGCGACAAGACCGGCACCGGCGGCACCTACGGCAGCGCCAACGACATCGCGATCGCCTACCCGAAGCCCGGCGGCGCCCCGCTGATCATCGTGGTCACCACGACCCGCAAGGGCGCGGAGGCGGACACGGACGAGAAGTCCATAGCCCTGACGGCGGGCATCCTGGCAACCGCCCTACGAAAGAAGCCCTGA
- a CDS encoding magnesium transporter CorA family protein, which translates to MHPSETDVDGHPENRIGSAPPRTRAWRGGELLAEGFPVAEVSEYLSRPDVVVWLDLCAPRHQDLRVISDELGLDHVAVEDAVSRHERAKLDRYRGYAFLNVYVPYVAGGHLTLHELSAFIAERALVTVRQDPDLDIDALIARWDASPDAGLAEPTAAFLLYGMLDLVVDLQLAAVQALDDEADAVEDLVFADAFPVKEIQRRSYALRKNLAALRRVAVPMREVLNTLLRRDLPIVPAPLVPYFQDVYDHTLRVGEWTDGLRDLVADLLDTRLALQSNRMNEVMKKVTSWAAIIAVPTAVTGFYGMNVPYPGFSEHAGFIAATAVIVVCSLILYTVFKLRDWL; encoded by the coding sequence GTGCATCCGTCCGAGACCGACGTCGACGGGCACCCGGAGAACCGGATCGGCAGCGCGCCGCCGCGCACGCGGGCGTGGCGCGGCGGCGAACTGCTGGCGGAGGGCTTCCCCGTCGCGGAGGTGAGCGAGTACCTGTCCCGCCCGGACGTCGTCGTGTGGCTCGACCTGTGCGCGCCGCGCCACCAGGACCTGCGCGTCATCAGCGACGAGCTCGGCCTCGACCATGTCGCCGTGGAGGACGCGGTCTCCCGGCACGAGCGCGCGAAGCTCGACCGGTACCGGGGCTACGCGTTCCTCAACGTCTACGTCCCGTACGTCGCCGGCGGCCACCTGACGCTGCACGAGCTGTCGGCGTTCATCGCCGAGCGCGCCCTGGTCACCGTCCGGCAGGACCCCGATCTCGACATCGACGCGCTCATCGCGCGGTGGGACGCGAGCCCGGACGCGGGCCTCGCCGAGCCGACCGCCGCGTTCCTGCTCTACGGGATGCTGGACCTCGTCGTCGACCTGCAGCTGGCCGCCGTGCAGGCGCTCGACGACGAGGCGGACGCGGTCGAGGACCTGGTGTTCGCCGACGCGTTCCCGGTCAAGGAGATCCAGCGGCGCAGCTACGCGCTCCGCAAGAACCTGGCCGCGCTGCGGCGGGTCGCGGTGCCGATGCGGGAGGTGCTGAACACGCTGCTGCGCCGCGACCTGCCGATCGTCCCGGCGCCGCTGGTCCCCTACTTCCAGGACGTCTACGACCACACGCTGCGCGTCGGCGAGTGGACCGACGGCCTGCGCGATCTCGTCGCCGACCTGCTCGACACCCGGCTGGCGCTGCAGAGCAACCGGATGAACGAGGTGATGAAGAAGGTCACCAGCTGGGCGGCGATCATCGCGGTGCCGACCGCCGTCACCGGGTTCTACGGGATGAACGTCCCCTACCCGGGCTTCTCGGAGCACGCGGGGTTCATCGCCGCCACCGCCGTGATCGTGGTCTGCAGCCTCATCCTCTACACGGTCTTCAAGCTCAGGGACTGGCTGTGA
- a CDS encoding LacI family DNA-binding transcriptional regulator, giving the protein MPAISRPTSKDVAQEAGVSQSTVSLVLGGKWSGRVSPATARSVRDAAERLGYRPNQAARNLRLGTTRTVLLMVPTLTAPFFGPVYTGAARVAARHGFGVVVSTWPDDAEGPADSPFGSEEAIDGVLASSMAVDALGRFGGTPAVMLDSGPDPRTGGTVPTIDFGVADGMRAIAGHLAGLGHRRFGHVAAAVDQWTFRARAAALAAVVAGLPGGALLREECAIDVASAKAAALRLLSAADPPTALVCDDDLIAAGAYKAARALGLDVPSELSVTGFDDVLLATALEPELTTVRLPAEELGAQGMAALLDLLAGHRPAARVLPGDLVVRASTAPPRAGSRAKGV; this is encoded by the coding sequence GTGCCGGCCATCAGCCGTCCCACCAGCAAAGACGTGGCCCAGGAGGCCGGGGTCTCGCAGTCCACGGTCTCGCTCGTGCTGGGCGGCAAGTGGAGCGGGCGCGTCTCCCCCGCCACCGCGCGCAGCGTCCGGGACGCCGCCGAGCGGCTCGGCTACCGGCCCAACCAGGCCGCCCGGAACCTGCGGCTCGGCACGACCCGGACCGTCCTGCTGATGGTCCCGACCCTGACCGCGCCGTTCTTCGGCCCCGTCTACACGGGCGCGGCGCGGGTCGCGGCCCGGCACGGCTTCGGCGTCGTGGTGTCGACGTGGCCGGACGACGCGGAGGGCCCGGCGGACAGCCCGTTCGGCTCGGAGGAGGCGATCGACGGGGTGCTCGCGTCCTCGATGGCGGTGGACGCCCTCGGCCGGTTCGGCGGGACGCCCGCCGTGATGCTCGACAGCGGCCCCGACCCGCGGACCGGCGGCACCGTCCCCACGATCGACTTCGGCGTGGCGGACGGCATGCGCGCGATCGCCGGGCACCTCGCCGGCCTCGGCCACCGCCGGTTCGGGCATGTGGCCGCCGCCGTCGACCAGTGGACGTTCCGCGCTCGCGCCGCCGCCCTCGCCGCCGTCGTCGCGGGCCTGCCCGGCGGCGCCCTGCTGCGGGAGGAGTGCGCGATCGACGTCGCGTCCGCGAAGGCCGCCGCGCTGCGGCTGCTGTCGGCCGCCGACCCGCCGACCGCGCTCGTCTGCGACGACGACCTGATCGCCGCGGGCGCCTACAAGGCGGCGCGGGCGCTCGGGCTGGACGTCCCGTCCGAGCTGTCGGTCACCGGGTTCGACGACGTGCTGCTGGCGACCGCGCTGGAGCCGGAGCTGACGACCGTGCGGCTGCCCGCCGAGGAGCTGGGCGCGCAGGGCATGGCCGCGCTGCTCGACCTGCTCGCGGGCCACCGGCCCGCCGCCCGGGTGCTGCCGGGCGATCTCGTCGTGCGCGCGTCGACGGCCCCGCCGCGGGCAGGGTCGCGCGCGAAGGGGGTGTGA